In bacterium, the sequence CGGATTTTTGATCCTCTTCCAGGCGGTTTTTTAGTTCCGGATAGATGGACGCAGCCAGCTTTGCCACGTCCTTCTTGGCGGCCCTGTCGTTTCCGCAGATTATTTTTCTTACGGCCAGCGGCGAAAACTCACAGACTTTTATTCTTTCCTTCCCGGCCAGAAACTTGATCTCATTGATTATCGCTTCCAGTAATTTTGATTGCCTGGTCAAGGAAAAGATGGATCTTTCTATCGCCAGAACGTCCGGAGCATAATCCTCAATCAAAGAGGAAAATACTTTTCTGATTTCTTTCAGCCTTTTTTCGCGGGAACCTTTCAAGTTCAAGATTTTTACCAGAGAGATGATGAGCTCTTCGCCCTGGAAAACGGCTATTCCCTGAAAGTGGGTACCCGGGTCAATCGCAATTATTTTCTCCTCCTTTTTCATATTTTTGAACTAGATAATTAAACAACGCGCCTTTCGACTTTTTTATTTTGCTTGCAGGAATCTCCTTTACTTGGCTGTAGATTTTTCTCAGGACGCTTCCCGGATATTTCCGGCAGACCGAAAGATAAAATCCCAGACTCGCCTTATCGTTTAATCCTTCGGCCAAATCTCTGGCTAAAAGTTCTTCTTTCGTTAAAGTGAAGGAATTTGATTCGTTATCGTTAGTATCGATACGAACGATATTATTATTTTTATTATCGTTATGATCGTTTCGATTATCGTTATCGATACTATCGTTACGATCGTTAGGTGCGCTGTTCATGTTTTTTATTTTCGGCTTGGACAAAAATTTCGACCTTTTTGGTTATCGCAAAACATTCGTGTTTTGGCGTTTTGGGCCAAGCAGCTTCATTCTTTCCCCGATTTTTTCCTGCCATTCCTGCCGGTAATCGAGAAAAACGTCCTCGACCGTTCTCCGGGTGACGACGGCCAGCCCGATGGCGTTATAAATGCCGGGTTCTTTTTCGCCCCTTTCCCATTTGGAAATCTGGGAATGATCCATTCCCATGAGAAAAGCCGCTTCTTTCTGGCTGAGATTTATCGCCTTCCGGCAATTGTGAATCCTGTTTCTTATTCTCGGTTTTCTTTTTGACTGATTTTTCATGTTGTCTTGGTCCTAAAATTTCCCGGCCGAATCAAGCTGTCCGTTAAGAACGATCGCTATCTGTAGAAGCCCCGGCCAAAAGATCGGCGATTCTTGCCAGGAAGCCTTTTATTTTTTTCAACTCCTCTTCGGAAAAGGCCTCCCGCAATATCCCCGCGAGTTTTTTTAACTGTTCCTGTTTTTCTTCCATTACTTTTGAGCCTAACAACCGGCGCCAGATTAATAAATAAAGTAAAATTTGAACTTTCGGACACGTGTCCTGAAAGCCGAATTTTACTTTATTGATGATGGGTTGCTTTAGTTTTTTAATTAGACCGGAACCTTAAAAACTTAAAAGGGGGTGATAAGAATGTTTTAATGGTCGGAGGCCCATGACCAGAGGGACTGGGAAATAGCGGAAAGCCTGGCCGATTTTTTATCAGCCAGGCTTGTCTGAATAACAACACAAAACGGGAGTTTTGTCAACAGACAGGAAAGG encodes:
- a CDS encoding crossover junction endodeoxyribonuclease RuvC, with amino-acid sequence MKKEEKIIAIDPGTHFQGIAVFQGEELIISLVKILNLKGSREKRLKEIRKVFSSLIEDYAPDVLAIERSIFSLTRQSKLLEAIINEIKFLAGKERIKVCEFSPLAVRKIICGNDRAAKKDVAKLAASIYPELKNRLEEDQKSDYPELKNHLNQDPKSDHAKLEIMLSQDKRKNKQRLGKIREKYWSHMFDAVGLGICYLKTRRK
- a CDS encoding helix-turn-helix transcriptional regulator codes for the protein MKNQSKRKPRIRNRIHNCRKAINLSQKEAAFLMGMDHSQISKWERGEKEPGIYNAIGLAVVTRRTVEDVFLDYRQEWQEKIGERMKLLGPKRQNTNVLR